The proteins below are encoded in one region of Enhydrobacter sp.:
- the mlaD gene encoding outer membrane lipid asymmetry maintenance protein MlaD produces METIVGAVVLIVAGVFVFYAFAKSGQSSADGYELVARFGRVDGLKRGADVTLSGVKVGTVTAIDLDSKTYQAVVRMAVSSGLRLPDDTNAKVVSESLLGGMVVALEPGADTKTLPSGGEITNTQDAISLTDLIAKFMFGGTGKK; encoded by the coding sequence GTGGAGACGATCGTAGGCGCTGTCGTGCTCATCGTGGCGGGCGTGTTCGTCTTCTATGCTTTCGCGAAGTCGGGCCAGTCCAGCGCGGACGGCTATGAGCTTGTGGCGCGCTTCGGCCGGGTGGACGGGCTGAAGCGTGGCGCAGATGTCACCCTGAGCGGCGTCAAGGTCGGCACCGTCACGGCCATCGACCTCGACAGCAAGACCTACCAGGCGGTGGTCCGCATGGCCGTTTCCTCCGGCCTGCGGCTTCCCGACGACACCAACGCCAAGGTCGTCAGCGAATCGCTCCTGGGCGGCATGGTGGTGGCGCTCGAGCCGGGCGCGGACACGAAGACCTTGCCGTCGGGAGGCGAAATCACCAATACCCAGGATGCCATCTCGCTGACAGACTTGATCGCCAAGTTCATGTTTGGCGGAACAGGAAAGAAGTGA
- a CDS encoding DUF2155 domain-containing protein, translated as MSVRPQAALATLAAVIGATACAAAAAAQTAPAQAPTQAASEQPSSSSFDNSPTLRAIPDGPGKPVAELQGLDKVTARTKRFIAPVGQSTTFGTLAITVGDCLVNTPDAPPEAAAYLTIVDHKPGQPAQKLFAGWMFASTPSISAMDDGVYDVRVLACTREQGSSPVKSP; from the coding sequence GTGAGCGTGCGTCCACAGGCTGCCCTTGCCACGCTGGCTGCTGTGATCGGCGCGACCGCCTGTGCCGCTGCGGCTGCGGCCCAGACAGCACCGGCCCAAGCCCCGACACAGGCCGCCTCGGAGCAGCCGTCGTCTTCTTCTTTCGACAACAGCCCGACCTTGCGGGCGATTCCCGATGGGCCCGGCAAGCCGGTCGCCGAGTTGCAGGGGCTCGACAAGGTGACCGCCCGCACCAAGCGCTTTATCGCGCCGGTGGGTCAGTCCACGACCTTCGGCACGCTCGCCATCACGGTCGGCGATTGCCTGGTCAATACCCCCGACGCGCCGCCCGAAGCGGCCGCCTATCTCACCATCGTCGACCACAAGCCGGGCCAGCCGGCGCAGAAGCTGTTCGCCGGCTGGATGTTCGCCTCGACGCCGTCCATTTCCGCAATGGATGACGGTGTCTACGACGTGCGGGTGCTCGCCTGCACCAGGGAGCAGGGATCCTCACCCGTCAAGTCGCCCTGA
- the aat gene encoding leucyl/phenylalanyl-tRNA--protein transferase: MLEITPELLLQAYRIGVFPMGERRDDPKLYWLDPRLRAVLPLDGFHLPRRLARTVRSGQFEISADKAFVEVVRACAEPRPGHPESWINEPIVRLYGELHRRGHAHSVEAWREGRLVGGLYGVSVGAAFFGESMFSRERDASKVALVHLVARLIKGGFRLLDCQFMTEHLRSFGAVEIPRDQFRERLADAVGREAVFQGDLTGEDPCSLVQASTRTS; this comes from the coding sequence ATGCTGGAGATCACGCCCGAGCTCCTGCTGCAGGCCTACCGGATCGGCGTCTTTCCCATGGGAGAGCGCCGTGACGATCCCAAGCTCTACTGGCTCGATCCGCGCCTGCGGGCGGTGCTGCCGCTGGACGGCTTCCACCTGCCCCGACGACTCGCGCGCACCGTACGGTCCGGCCAGTTCGAGATCAGCGCCGACAAGGCCTTCGTCGAGGTCGTGCGCGCCTGCGCCGAGCCGCGGCCGGGCCACCCCGAGAGCTGGATCAACGAGCCGATCGTCAGGCTCTATGGCGAGCTTCACCGGCGAGGCCACGCCCACAGCGTCGAAGCCTGGCGCGAGGGCCGGCTCGTCGGCGGCCTGTACGGCGTGTCGGTCGGCGCCGCCTTTTTCGGCGAAAGCATGTTCAGCCGCGAGCGCGACGCCTCCAAGGTCGCACTGGTCCATCTCGTCGCTCGGCTGATCAAGGGCGGCTTCCGGCTGCTCGATTGCCAGTTCATGACCGAGCATCTGCGCAGTTTCGGCGCGGTCGAAATCCCGCGCGACCAGTTCCGCGAGCGGCTGGCCGACGCGGTCGGTCGCGAGGCCGTCTTTCAGGGCGACTTGACGGGTGAGGATCCCTGCTCCCTGGTGCAGGCGAGCACCCGCACGTCGTAG
- the clpS gene encoding ATP-dependent Clp protease adapter ClpS yields the protein MGGPQEPPGGAPPQPPRREDGERDNEGRTGALTLTRTRTKKPSMYKVLMLNDDYTPMEFVVDVLQHIFQKNREEATQIMLHVHQKGVGVCGVYTYEVAETKVTQTVDYARKNQHPLQCTLEKE from the coding sequence CTGGGTGGACCCCAGGAGCCGCCGGGCGGCGCGCCGCCCCAGCCGCCGCGTCGGGAGGACGGGGAAAGGGACAACGAGGGCCGCACCGGCGCGCTCACGCTCACGCGTACGCGCACCAAGAAGCCGTCGATGTACAAGGTGTTGATGCTCAACGACGATTACACGCCCATGGAGTTCGTCGTCGACGTGCTGCAGCACATCTTCCAGAAGAATCGCGAAGAGGCGACCCAGATCATGCTTCACGTCCATCAGAAGGGCGTGGGCGTGTGCGGGGTCTATACCTATGAAGTCGCCGAGACGAAGGTGACCCAGACGGTCGACTACGCCCGCAAGAACCAACACCCGCTGCAGTGCACCCTGGAGAAAGAGTAA
- a CDS encoding vitamin B12-dependent ribonucleotide reductase produces the protein MRFERRNTRAGNSPFEGVAFRAADSEIRNPDGTVVFRQEGIEVPAEWSQVATDVLAQKYFRRAGVPRRLVRIAEHDVPEWLWRSAPDIQALSALPVDQRFGGERSACQVFLRMVGAWTYWGWKGGYFDSEEDARAFHDELCFMLATQMCAPNSPQWFNTGLHWAYGIDGPDQGHWFVDHRDGIAYPSDSAYERPQPHACFIQSVADDLVNEGGIMDLWVREARLFKYGSGTGSNFSRLRGAGEKLSGGGRSSGLMSFLKIGDRAAGAIKSGGTTRRAAKMVVVDVDHPDIEEFVSWKMLEEQKVAALVAGSRLASRHLNAVMRACIENDSRGDDAFDPRRNPCLRQAIVAARAAEIPENYIHRVIQFARQGYRHIEFPAFDTDWESEAYASVAGQNANNSVRVTDAFLRAVEADREWSLTERTTGRVARTVSAAALWDRIAEAAWHSADPGVQFDTTINDWHTCPESGRINASNPCSEYMFLDDTACNLASLNLMRFRRSDGATDIAALEHATRLWTVVLEISVMMAQYPSRRIAELSYRYRTLGLGYANLGALLMASGLGYDSTEGRAIAAAITAIVTGTAYATSAEMAKLMGAFPGFPANRSAMLRVIRNHRCAAYGNEAAYEGLSTLPVALDAAGCPDPDLVSAARRAWDRALALGEAHGFRNAQVSVIAPTGTIGLVMDCDTTGIEPDFALVKFKKLAGGGYFKIINRTVPLALRTLGYDEAAIARIVAHAVGHGTLRSAPAINHETLAVRGFDAAVLARIDKALATAFDIRFAFSRYTLGDDFCRSVLGLDDAALADPGLDLLARLGFSSSDIASANVYACGTMSIEGARDLKREHLAIFDCANPCGRDGKRCLSAESHIRMMAAAQPFISGAISKTINMPNAATVEDCRKAYEMSWKLGLKANALYRDGSKLSQPLSALALGEDKAANDDLLELPPAARASIVAERIVERIVEREVRRGRERLPQRRKGYTQKAVVGGHKVYLRTGEYEDGRVGEIFIDMHKEGAAFRSLMNNFAIAISIGLQYGVPLEEFVEAYTFTRFEPSGIVEGNDAIKMSTSLLDYIFRELAISYLGRNDLAHVEQADLRPDGVGRGLVDDGLPVDGTDAAQAAAAAVSRIASVGYMRSNLHLLNGRMAGAALANEAVAAGSEPIGLTDGPAVASAHVAQAAVVGVATGGASSSPRSSAVEARLRGFEGDACPECGNFTMVRNGTCLKCTTCGGTTGCS, from the coding sequence ATGCGCTTTGAGCGTCGGAACACGCGAGCAGGAAATTCGCCATTCGAAGGAGTGGCGTTTCGTGCTGCCGATTCCGAAATACGCAATCCTGATGGCACGGTCGTCTTCCGCCAGGAAGGGATCGAGGTCCCAGCCGAGTGGTCGCAAGTTGCGACCGATGTGCTGGCGCAGAAATATTTCCGCCGCGCCGGTGTGCCGCGCCGCCTCGTGCGCATCGCCGAACATGACGTTCCCGAATGGCTCTGGCGCTCGGCGCCGGATATCCAGGCGCTGTCCGCCTTGCCGGTGGATCAGCGCTTCGGTGGCGAGCGGTCGGCCTGCCAGGTGTTCCTTCGCATGGTTGGCGCCTGGACCTATTGGGGCTGGAAGGGCGGCTACTTCGACAGCGAGGAGGATGCGCGCGCCTTCCACGACGAGCTTTGCTTCATGTTGGCGACGCAGATGTGTGCGCCCAATTCGCCGCAATGGTTCAACACTGGCCTGCACTGGGCATACGGCATCGACGGCCCCGATCAGGGGCACTGGTTCGTCGACCATCGCGACGGCATCGCCTACCCTTCCGACTCCGCCTATGAGCGGCCGCAGCCTCATGCCTGCTTCATCCAGAGCGTCGCCGACGATCTCGTGAACGAGGGCGGGATCATGGACCTCTGGGTCCGCGAGGCGCGGTTGTTCAAGTACGGTTCGGGCACCGGCTCCAACTTTTCGCGCCTGCGTGGGGCGGGCGAAAAGCTCTCGGGCGGCGGCAGATCATCCGGCCTGATGTCGTTTCTCAAGATCGGTGACCGCGCGGCCGGCGCCATCAAGTCGGGTGGCACGACGCGGCGCGCCGCCAAGATGGTGGTGGTCGACGTCGATCACCCCGACATCGAGGAGTTCGTCTCCTGGAAGATGCTCGAGGAGCAGAAGGTGGCAGCCCTCGTCGCCGGATCGCGCCTCGCCAGCCGCCATCTCAACGCCGTCATGCGCGCCTGCATCGAGAATGACAGCCGCGGCGACGATGCGTTCGATCCCCGGCGCAATCCCTGTCTGCGCCAGGCGATCGTCGCGGCCCGGGCCGCTGAAATTCCCGAGAACTACATCCATCGGGTCATACAGTTCGCCCGGCAGGGCTATCGCCACATCGAATTCCCGGCCTTCGATACCGATTGGGAATCCGAAGCCTATGCCAGCGTGGCGGGACAGAACGCCAACAACTCGGTGCGGGTTACCGACGCCTTCCTGCGGGCGGTCGAGGCCGACCGCGAATGGTCGCTGACTGAACGCACCACCGGCCGGGTCGCGCGGACAGTCTCCGCCGCCGCCCTCTGGGATCGCATCGCCGAGGCCGCATGGCATTCCGCCGATCCGGGCGTGCAATTCGACACCACGATCAACGATTGGCACACCTGTCCGGAGTCGGGGCGCATCAACGCTTCCAATCCGTGCTCGGAATACATGTTCCTCGACGACACGGCGTGCAATCTCGCTTCCCTGAACCTGATGCGGTTCCGGCGCAGCGACGGGGCGACCGACATCGCCGCGCTCGAGCACGCCACGAGGCTGTGGACCGTCGTTCTCGAGATCTCGGTGATGATGGCGCAGTACCCGTCGCGCCGCATTGCCGAGCTGTCCTATCGCTACCGCACGCTCGGCCTCGGATATGCCAATCTCGGCGCGCTGCTCATGGCCTCGGGCCTGGGATACGATTCGACGGAAGGTCGTGCCATAGCGGCCGCCATCACTGCCATCGTCACCGGCACCGCCTATGCCACGTCGGCCGAGATGGCCAAGCTCATGGGCGCCTTCCCCGGTTTCCCGGCGAACCGCTCGGCCATGCTGCGCGTCATTCGCAACCATCGTTGCGCCGCCTATGGCAACGAGGCCGCCTACGAGGGCCTGTCGACGCTCCCCGTCGCGCTGGATGCCGCCGGTTGCCCGGATCCTGACCTGGTGTCGGCCGCCCGGCGCGCCTGGGATCGCGCCCTTGCGCTGGGCGAGGCGCACGGCTTTCGCAATGCGCAGGTCTCGGTGATCGCTCCCACCGGCACCATCGGACTGGTGATGGACTGCGACACGACCGGCATCGAACCCGACTTCGCGTTGGTGAAATTCAAGAAGCTGGCGGGCGGAGGCTACTTTAAGATCATCAATCGCACCGTGCCGCTGGCCTTGCGCACGCTGGGGTACGATGAAGCCGCTATCGCGCGCATCGTCGCCCATGCGGTAGGGCACGGCACGCTGAGGTCGGCCCCCGCCATCAACCACGAGACGCTCGCGGTGCGCGGCTTCGATGCGGCGGTGCTGGCGCGGATCGACAAGGCCCTCGCCACGGCCTTCGACATTCGGTTCGCCTTCTCGCGCTACACGCTGGGCGACGACTTCTGCCGCTCGGTGCTGGGGCTCGATGACGCCGCCCTCGCCGATCCGGGACTCGATCTGCTGGCGCGGCTCGGCTTCTCTTCCTCCGACATCGCATCGGCAAACGTTTATGCCTGCGGGACGATGTCGATCGAGGGCGCACGCGACCTCAAGCGCGAGCACCTCGCGATTTTCGACTGCGCAAATCCCTGTGGACGAGATGGCAAGCGCTGCTTGTCTGCAGAAAGCCACATACGCATGATGGCTGCAGCACAACCGTTCATCTCAGGCGCGATCTCGAAGACGATCAACATGCCGAATGCCGCAACGGTCGAGGACTGCCGCAAGGCCTACGAGATGTCGTGGAAGCTTGGTCTCAAGGCCAATGCGCTCTATCGCGACGGCTCGAAGCTGTCGCAACCGCTCTCCGCCTTGGCGCTGGGCGAGGACAAGGCCGCGAACGACGATCTTCTGGAGCTGCCGCCGGCCGCCCGCGCGTCCATCGTTGCCGAGCGGATCGTGGAGCGGATCGTCGAGCGCGAGGTCCGCCGTGGGCGCGAACGGCTGCCGCAACGGCGCAAGGGCTACACGCAGAAGGCCGTCGTCGGCGGCCACAAGGTCTATCTGCGCACCGGCGAGTACGAGGATGGCCGGGTCGGCGAGATTTTCATCGACATGCACAAGGAAGGCGCCGCCTTCCGCAGCCTGATGAACAACTTCGCCATCGCGATCTCCATTGGCCTGCAATACGGCGTGCCGCTGGAGGAATTCGTCGAGGCCTACACGTTCACCCGCTTCGAGCCGAGCGGCATCGTCGAAGGCAACGACGCCATCAAGATGTCGACCTCTCTGCTCGACTACATCTTCCGGGAGCTGGCGATCTCCTATCTCGGCCGCAACGATCTGGCGCATGTCGAGCAGGCCGATCTCCGGCCTGACGGTGTCGGCCGCGGCCTGGTCGATGACGGTCTGCCGGTCGACGGCACCGACGCCGCGCAGGCCGCCGCCGCTGCGGTCAGCCGCATCGCCAGCGTCGGCTACATGCGCAGCAACCTCCATTTGTTGAACGGCCGGATGGCCGGCGCCGCGCTCGCCAACGAGGCGGTCGCCGCCGGCTCCGAGCCCATCGGACTGACGGACGGCCCAGCCGTCGCTTCGGCGCATGTCGCCCAGGCGGCCGTCGTCGGCGTCGCGACTGGAGGGGCATCCTCCTCACCCCGGAGCTCGGCTGTCGAGGCCAGGCTCAGGGGCTTCGAAGGGGATGCCTGTCCGGAATGCGGCAACTTCACCATGGTCCGCAACGGGACGTGCCTCAAGTGCACGACCTGCGGCGGCACCACGGGATGCAGTTGA
- a CDS encoding GNAT family N-acetyltransferase, whose amino-acid sequence MPDDSPTLGLRVVDSLAAVDAAQWDACALAPGVAGNPFLTHTFLKALEDSKSVGRRTGWQPQYLLAEAADGTLLGAAPLYLKGHSQGEYVFDHGWAQAFERAGGRYYPKLQIAIPFTPVPGPRLFVRPGPLADAVCDAMIDMLAKIAKDNGISSVHATFCSEADWKRFGAHGWLQRMGQQYHWHNAGYRTFDDFLSALASRKRKAIRKERESVRREGLALRALTGADIEPRHWDAFFAFYMDTGGRKWGSPYLTRAFFDILGAAMADKVVLIMAEADGRPVGGALNLVGDDTLYGRYWGCLESHSFLHFEACYYQAIDFAIAHGLQRVEAGAQGDHKIQRGYLPVPTYSAHWIVDPGFRRAVDDYLRRERPAVQQEIDGLQQYSPFRKENEK is encoded by the coding sequence ATGCCGGATGACTCACCGACCCTCGGCCTGCGCGTTGTCGATTCGCTTGCGGCGGTCGATGCCGCGCAATGGGATGCTTGCGCCCTTGCGCCGGGTGTGGCCGGCAATCCGTTCCTGACGCATACCTTCCTGAAGGCGCTGGAGGACTCGAAGTCGGTTGGCCGTCGCACGGGCTGGCAGCCGCAGTACCTGCTGGCAGAGGCGGCGGACGGAACGTTGCTCGGTGCCGCACCGCTCTACCTGAAAGGGCATAGCCAGGGAGAATACGTCTTCGATCATGGCTGGGCCCAGGCCTTCGAGCGCGCTGGCGGCCGGTACTATCCCAAGCTCCAGATCGCGATCCCCTTCACCCCTGTTCCCGGCCCGCGCCTGTTCGTCCGTCCGGGCCCGCTGGCCGACGCCGTCTGCGACGCCATGATCGACATGTTGGCGAAAATCGCCAAGGACAACGGCATCAGTTCGGTGCATGCCACCTTCTGCAGCGAAGCCGACTGGAAGCGGTTCGGGGCCCATGGCTGGTTGCAGCGCATGGGCCAGCAGTATCACTGGCACAATGCCGGCTATCGGACGTTCGACGATTTTCTCTCCGCCCTCGCGTCACGCAAGCGCAAGGCGATACGCAAGGAACGCGAGTCGGTACGCCGCGAAGGGCTCGCGCTGCGGGCGCTGACCGGCGCCGATATCGAACCTCGACACTGGGACGCCTTCTTCGCCTTCTACATGGATACCGGCGGGCGCAAATGGGGCTCGCCGTATCTGACGCGCGCCTTCTTCGACATCCTGGGCGCCGCCATGGCCGACAAGGTCGTGCTGATCATGGCCGAGGCCGATGGTCGGCCGGTCGGCGGCGCGCTCAACCTCGTGGGCGACGACACGCTTTACGGCCGCTACTGGGGTTGTCTCGAAAGCCATTCCTTCCTGCATTTCGAGGCCTGCTACTACCAAGCCATCGACTTCGCGATCGCCCACGGCCTGCAGCGTGTCGAGGCGGGCGCCCAGGGCGACCACAAGATCCAGCGCGGCTACTTGCCGGTGCCGACCTATTCCGCCCACTGGATTGTCGACCCCGGCTTCCGCCGCGCGGTCGACGACTATCTCAGGCGCGAGCGGCCGGCGGTGCAGCAGGAGATCGACGGCCTGCAGCAGTACTCGCCGTTCCGGAAGGAGAACGAAAAATGA
- the clpA gene encoding ATP-dependent Clp protease ATP-binding subunit ClpA, whose translation MSMLSKNLEKSLHRAFALAGERRHEYATLEHLLLAMTEDDDATPVLKACGVDIDRLRHDLEAFIDNRLKGIVTQTPSEPLPTAGFQRVVQRAAVHVQSSGRKEVTGANVLVALFSERDSHAVSFLENQGMSRLDAVDYISHGKAKVPGRARTRRVTGAEEENGEAAVKQGNEALTAYCVDLNQKAREGRVDPLIGREYEVERTIQVLCRRTKNNPLYVGEPGVGKTAIAEGLARKIVEGDVPDVLKESVIYALDMGALLAGTRYRGDFEERLKAVLAELKKKPNSVLFIDEIHTIIGAGATSGGSMDASNLLKPSLQSGELRCIGSTTYKEYRNYFEKDRALVRRFQKIDIPEPSIADAVLIMQGLKPVYEKHHHVVYTDDAIKASVELSARYIHDRKLPDKSIDVIDEVGAAQMLRPQDARKSTIDVPDIEEIVAKIARIPPKSVSKDDTEMLRNIDRDLKTVVFGQDKAIDQLSAAIKLARAGLRSPEKPIGSYLLAGPTGVGKTEVTRQLARLLGLELVRFDMSEYMERHSVSRLIGAPPGYVGFDQGGLLTDKVNQHPHCVILLDEIEKAHPDVFNVLLQVMDYGKLTDHNGRTVDFRNVILCMTTNAGAADIAKPALGFGREARQDEDDDAINRLFAPEFRNRLDAVIKFANLGPESMGKVVDKFVAELEVQLADRKVFIELSDSARRWLAEKGYDRLFGARPLARIIQEHLKKPLAEEVLFGKLANGGGTVRVDAQGEGAAAKLVFTFLPPERGALPPASQEPVLAD comes from the coding sequence ATGTCCATGTTGTCCAAGAACCTCGAGAAGTCCCTCCATCGCGCCTTCGCGCTGGCCGGTGAGCGGCGGCATGAATACGCGACGCTCGAGCATCTGCTCCTCGCGATGACGGAGGACGACGACGCAACCCCCGTGCTCAAGGCATGCGGAGTCGACATCGATCGCCTCCGGCACGACCTCGAGGCCTTTATCGACAATCGCCTGAAAGGCATCGTCACCCAGACGCCGAGCGAGCCTCTGCCGACCGCCGGCTTCCAGCGCGTCGTCCAGCGTGCCGCGGTGCACGTCCAGTCCTCGGGCCGCAAGGAGGTGACCGGAGCCAACGTCCTGGTGGCGCTGTTTTCGGAGCGCGACAGCCATGCCGTGTCTTTCCTCGAGAACCAGGGCATGTCGCGGCTCGATGCCGTCGACTACATCAGCCACGGCAAGGCCAAGGTCCCGGGCCGGGCACGCACCCGCCGCGTCACCGGCGCGGAGGAGGAGAACGGCGAAGCCGCCGTCAAGCAGGGCAACGAGGCGCTGACGGCCTATTGCGTGGATCTCAACCAGAAGGCACGCGAGGGCCGGGTCGATCCGCTGATCGGCCGCGAATACGAGGTCGAGCGCACGATCCAGGTGCTGTGCCGCCGGACCAAGAACAATCCGCTCTATGTCGGCGAGCCGGGCGTCGGCAAGACGGCGATCGCCGAAGGCCTTGCCCGCAAGATCGTCGAGGGCGATGTCCCCGACGTCCTGAAGGAGTCGGTCATCTACGCGCTCGACATGGGTGCGCTGCTTGCCGGCACGCGCTATCGCGGCGACTTCGAGGAGCGGTTGAAGGCCGTCCTGGCCGAACTCAAGAAGAAGCCGAACTCGGTGCTGTTCATCGACGAGATCCATACGATCATCGGTGCCGGCGCCACGTCGGGCGGGTCGATGGACGCGTCGAATCTCCTGAAGCCCTCGCTGCAGTCGGGCGAGCTGCGCTGCATCGGCTCGACGACCTACAAGGAATACCGGAACTACTTCGAGAAGGATCGCGCGCTCGTCCGGCGCTTCCAGAAGATCGACATTCCGGAGCCCTCGATCGCCGATGCCGTCCTCATCATGCAGGGCCTCAAGCCGGTCTACGAGAAGCATCACCACGTCGTCTACACCGACGACGCCATCAAGGCCTCGGTCGAGCTGTCGGCGCGCTACATCCACGACCGCAAGCTGCCCGACAAGTCGATCGACGTGATCGACGAGGTGGGCGCGGCCCAGATGCTGCGGCCGCAGGACGCACGAAAGTCGACCATCGACGTGCCCGACATCGAGGAGATCGTCGCCAAGATCGCGCGCATCCCGCCCAAGAGCGTGTCGAAGGACGACACGGAGATGCTGCGCAACATCGATCGCGATCTCAAGACGGTCGTGTTCGGCCAGGACAAGGCGATCGATCAGCTCTCGGCGGCGATCAAGCTCGCGCGCGCGGGCCTGCGCTCGCCGGAGAAGCCCATCGGCTCGTATCTGCTCGCGGGGCCGACGGGGGTCGGCAAGACCGAGGTCACGCGCCAGCTCGCGCGGCTCCTGGGCCTCGAGCTGGTCCGTTTCGACATGTCCGAGTACATGGAACGGCACAGCGTCTCGCGCCTGATCGGAGCGCCGCCCGGCTATGTCGGCTTCGACCAGGGCGGCCTGCTCACCGACAAGGTCAACCAGCATCCGCATTGCGTGATCCTGCTCGACGAGATCGAGAAGGCGCATCCGGACGTGTTCAACGTGCTCCTGCAGGTGATGGACTACGGCAAGCTCACCGACCACAACGGGCGGACCGTGGACTTCCGCAACGTCATCCTCTGCATGACCACCAACGCCGGCGCGGCGGATATCGCCAAGCCCGCGCTGGGTTTCGGTCGCGAGGCGCGGCAGGACGAGGACGACGACGCGATCAATCGCCTGTTTGCGCCGGAATTCCGCAATCGGCTCGACGCGGTCATCAAGTTCGCCAATCTCGGCCCCGAGAGCATGGGCAAGGTGGTGGACAAGTTCGTGGCCGAGCTCGAGGTGCAGCTCGCCGACCGCAAGGTCTTCATCGAGCTGTCCGATTCGGCGCGGCGGTGGCTCGCCGAGAAGGGCTACGACCGGCTGTTCGGCGCCCGTCCTCTGGCCCGCATCATCCAGGAGCATCTCAAGAAGCCGCTCGCGGAGGAGGTGCTGTTCGGCAAGCTCGCCAACGGCGGCGGCACGGTCCGCGTCGATGCCCAGGGTGAGGGCGCGGCGGCCAAGCTCGTCTTCACTTTCCTGCCGCCCGAGCGTGGGGCGCTGCCTCCGGCCAGCCAGGAACCAGTGCTCGCTGACTGA
- a CDS encoding NADH:ubiquinone oxidoreductase subunit NDUFA12 yields MTFGTWLFTKMRGELVGTDGQGNRYYQDRRVIPGRRRKRWVIYKGEAEASRVPPDWHGWLHHTTNAPPPANGLPRQPWQKEHERNLSGTDLAYRPPGSTLATSGEKPKPAYEAWRPG; encoded by the coding sequence ATGACCTTCGGCACCTGGCTGTTCACCAAAATGCGCGGCGAGCTGGTTGGCACTGATGGCCAGGGCAATCGCTACTATCAGGACAGGCGGGTGATCCCCGGACGGCGTCGCAAGCGCTGGGTGATCTACAAGGGCGAGGCCGAAGCTTCGCGCGTTCCGCCCGACTGGCACGGCTGGCTGCATCACACGACCAACGCACCTCCGCCGGCCAACGGGCTGCCGCGACAGCCGTGGCAGAAGGAACACGAGCGCAATCTCAGCGGCACGGATCTCGCCTATCGTCCGCCGGGGTCCACCCTCGCGACTTCGGGCGAGAAGCCGAAGCCGGCCTACGAGGCGTGGCGTCCCGGCTGA